Proteins from one Ahaetulla prasina isolate Xishuangbanna chromosome 2, ASM2864084v1, whole genome shotgun sequence genomic window:
- the OTOP3 gene encoding proton channel OTOP3: protein MGEEHQLQEAGNESLPTQPESWKIHYEKSWLHQHCSSLLHRDKQAQKTGQLFSGLLAMNVVFLGSAFLCSMIFNKVAITMRDVWIFLSILKILSLSWIAYYLLFTRRKPFAILYQDAHAGAIWIRGSLILFGACSILLHSFRIGYDVIYIQSELQMEILFPSIEILFICIQTYFVWCHAKDCIQVQHNLTRCGLMLTLATNLLLWFLAVANDTVHRQIESELNQSLQRYEGNLTYSCKDSNATICKIFQKGYILLYPFNTEYSLICCSMLYVMWKNVGRRITHSHTSGIQPRFKLHGIIWGPLLGIAAIIIGICIFMIYQIQVTSSFPSHMSFILYYSYYICLLPVMTVAALAGTVIHALEERELDTLKNPTRSLDVILLMGTALGQIAISYFSIVAIVATHPISMLNSIILAYSISLIIQYISQNIFIIEGLHRQPLLMSEDSQLAAHSTQGPPSTQVLPNEDRENQSVSWTYIKAYRHLNWKRRALKEISSFLIMCNIILWIMPSFGAHPVFENGIEKSFYGYSTWFAIVNFGLPLGVFYRMHSVGDLLEVYRSA from the exons ATGGGGGAGGAACACCAACTCCAAGAAGCTGGAAATGAATCGTTGCCTACACAACCAGAGTCTTGGAAGATCCATTATGAGAAGTCATGGCTCCACCAACATTGTTCTTCCTTATTACACCGTGACAAGCAGGCCCAGAAGACTGGGCAGCTCTTCTCCGGACTTCTAGCCATGAATGTCGTGTTTCTTGGCAGTGCATTCTTATGTAGTATGATTTTCAACAAAGTAGCCATTACAATGAGAGATGTCTGGATTTTCCTGTCCATCCTCAAGATCCTATCCTTGAGCTGGATAGCATATTACTTGCTGTTCACTAGAAGGAAACCATTTGCCATCTTGTATCAGGATGCCCATGCAGGGGCTATTTGGATTAGAG GGTCTTTAATATTGTTTGGAGCATGCAGCATTCTCTTGCACAGTTTCCGGATTGGATATGACGTTATCTATATTCAGAGCGAATTGCAAATGGAAATCTTGTTCCCATCCATAGAAATACTCTTCATCTGCATTCAG ACCTACTTTGTATGGTGTCATGCAAAAGACTGTATCCAGGTTCAGCACAACCTCACCAG ATGTGGGCTAATGCTGACCTTGGCCACTAACCTCCTGCTATGGTTTTTAGCAGTGGCCAATGATACAGTTCACAGACAAATTGAATCAGAATTGAACCAGTCTCTGCAAAGATATGAAG GTAATTTGACATACTCCTGCAAGGACTCAAACGCGACCATCTGCAAGATCTTCCAAAAGGGATATATTTTGTTATATCCCTTCAATACAGAATATAGTTTGATCTGTTGCTCCATGCTGTATGTCATGTGGAAGAACGTGGGCCGGCGCATCACTCATAGCCATACCTCTGGAATCCAGCCTAGATTCAAACTCCATGGCATCATTTGGGGACCTTTGCTTGGTATCGCTGCAATAATTATTGGCATTTGCATTTTCATGATCTATCAAATCCAAGTCACCAGTTCTTTCCCCAGTCATATGTCATTCATACTGTATTATTCCTACTACATTTGTTTATTGCCTGTAATGACTGTGGCAGCTTTGGCTGGAACTGTTATCCATGCTTTAGAAGAAAGAGAGCTGGATACCCTGAAAAATCCAACCAGAAGCCTTGATGTCATCCTGCTCATGGGAACAGCTTTAGGCCAAATTGCCATCTCATATTTTTCCATTGTAGCCATTGTGGCCACCCATCCAATAAGCATGTTGAACAGCATCATTCTAGCCTATTCAATAAGCCTCATCATTCAATACATTTCCCAGAATATCTTCATTATTGAGGGGCTCCACAGGCAACCACTACTGATGAGTGAGGACTCTCAACTTGCTGCACATTCCACCCAAGGGCCTCCCTCCACCCAAGTTCTGCCTAATGAAGATAGG GAAAACCAGAGTGTTTCGTGGACTTACATCAAGGCCTACAGACATTTGAACTGGAAAAGAAGAGCTCTGAAGGAGATCTCCAGCTTCCTGATCATGTGCAATATCATT CTGTGGATTATGCCATCGTTTGGAGCACATCCAGTGTTTGAGAATGGAATAGAGAAGTCATTTTATGGCTACTCCACCTGGTTTGCCATTGTCAACTTCGGGCTTCCATTGGGTGTGTTCTACAGAATGCATTCTGTTGGTGATCTTCTGGAGGTGTATCGCTCTGCCTGA